The Nerophis ophidion isolate RoL-2023_Sa linkage group LG25, RoL_Noph_v1.0, whole genome shotgun sequence genomic sequence atacacccccataccatcacacatgctgactacaacacactaatacaccctcatacatcacacatgctgactacaacacactaatacacccccataccatcacacatgctgactacaacacactaatacacccccataccatcacacatgctgactacaacacactaatacacccccataccatcacacatgctgactacaacacactaatacacccccataccatcacacatgctgactacaacacactaatacacccccataccatcacacatgctgactacaacacactaatacacccccataccatcacacatgctgactacaacacactaatacacccccataccatcacacatgctgactacaacacactaatacacccccataccatcacacatgctgactacaacacactaatacacccccataccatcacacatgctgactacaacacactaatacacccccataccatcacacatgctgactacaacacactaatacacccccataccatcacacatgctgactacaacacactaatacacccccataccatcacacatgctgactacaacacactaatacacccccataccatcacacatgctgactacaacacactaatacacccccataccatcacacatgctgactacaacacactaatacacccccataccatcacacatgctgactacaacacactaatacacccccataccatcacacatgctgactacaacacactaatacacccccataccatcacacatgctgactacaacacactaatacacccccataccatcacacatgctgactacaacacactaatacacccccataccatcacacatgctgactacaacacactaatacacccccataccatcacacatgctgactacaacacactaatacacccccataccatcacacatgctgactacaacacactaatacacccccataccatcacacatgctgactacaacacactaatacacccccataccatcacacatgctgactacaacacactaatacacccccataccatcacacatgctgactacaacacactaatacacccccataccatcacacatgctgactacaacacactaatacacccccataccatcacacatgctgactacaacacactaatacacccccataccatcacacatgctgactacaacacactaatacacccccataccatcacacatgctgactacatcacactaatacacccccataccatcacacatgctgactacaacacactaatacacccccataccatcacacatgctgactacaacacactaatacacccccataccatcacacatgctgactacaacacactaatacacccccataccatcacacatgctgactacaacacactaatacacccccataccatcacacatgctgactacaacacactaatacacccccataccatcacacatgctgactacaacacactaatacacccccataccatcacacatgctgactacaacacactaatacacccccataccatcacacatgctgacttttacactttgcgccaataacaatccgaattgttattttcctgttggttctggaggacaccacgtcctctgtttccaaatgtaatttaaaatgtggactcgtcagaccacagaacacttttccactttgcatcagtccgtcttagatgagctcgggcccagccaagccggcggcgtttcaggatattgttgataaatgggctttgctttgcatggtagagttttaacttgcacttacagatgtagcgaccaactgtagttactgacagtggttttatgaagtgttcctgagcccatgtggtgatatcctttacacactgatatcagtttttgatgcagtaccgcctgagggatcaacaatctgtaatatcatcacttacgtgcagtgatttctccagattctctgaaccttttgatgattttacggaccgtagatggtaaaatccctaaattccttgcaatagctcgttgagaaatgttgttctaaaactgtttgcttacaaagtggtgaccctcaccccatccttgtttgtgaattacttagcatttcatggaagctgtttttatagccaatcatggcacccacctgttcccaattagcctgcacacctgtgggatgttccaaataagtctttgatgagcattcctcaactacatcagtatttattgccaccgttcccaacttcttgtcaagtgttgctggcatcaaattctaaagttaatgattatttgaaaaagaaaactagtttgagtttgaacatgaaatatgttgtctttgtagcatattcaactgaatatggcttgaaaaggatttgcaaatcattgtattctgtttatatttacatctaacaccatttcccaactcatatggaaacggggtttgtatatttaatgGCAAAACTTTGTGTCAGCTTTCTGTTACAGGTGACTAAGTGTATTAATTTTCATTATTAGTCGTAACTTTTCAGCTTTTTCCCCATTATGTTACGATCTTTTGctcctttttttatattttactgaAATGTACAGTTAATATTATTACAATTGTATAACTGCATAAGCTAGTGTCAAAAACTCtgccagtgtatatatatatatttatatttttttttcaaattaattacaGGGTAATTCATAAATGAGTGTTATATTTCTTTTTAATTAACTAAACTTTGTTAAAAAGTTATTTTGAGAGCTTTTGTTTCTAAAAAAACAAATTCCACCAAAAGCAAAGTATGTGAGGACCAGTTTTATTTTAAAAcagatatgtatatttaaaaacaaaatgttgcGTTTTGAGTGACTCAGTATAATCTTAGGTAAAAAATGTCATCTTTTTCTATTACATTCcgattttttgctctttttttcttagtttttcagttttttccaaaaaccttttttttaatgtaaacaagCAGCCATTTTGCATAGAGCGAGACATGAAGTAGGACATTTGGAAAATATACATTGGTTTATTTTCTCTGTGTTTATTATGAACTTATTTTTTCCTGGTAAAAAGCGCAAAACCTAGGAAAAAAACCCAGACAAGTCCTCTTTCTCCATTTGGATTCTCTGCCTGTTTATTGTTGATGTTATCCCACTAATTGTGTATCTTACTGAAAGTGCAAATCTAAACAATATTTGTAAATGGAGCATTTTACTCAGCTCTGGTACTGGTTTTCATTTCAAGTTGATCCTTAAGCAGTTGACTAGATATGGCTATGTGACAAACTCCAGGGTCAAATTTGTCATTGTGGTGGACTCTTCCAACACGTCGTTACGGGACAATGAAATACGAAGTGTGAGTGTAAATGGCACAAAGCCACCTTCCGCAGCCCGTTTGTTTGCCAAGTGGCATTTACTGTAACCTCTCTCTCCAGATGTTCCGGAAACTGCACAACTCCTTCACCGATGTCATGTGCAACCCATTCCACACACCTGGCAACCCTATCCAGTCCAAGTGAGTTCACGCCGAGGGAATGTGTCCACAGAGTGGTAGAGATCGACCGACGCTGATTATTAGTAGACATGGAGGCCGATATTTGGAAAGGATATTCACTCGCagtaaatgtatttaaacataaatagTAAGAAAAAAATAGGACTTGTCCGATCAGTCGATACATAATGTAGTTCATTTAGCACCAAAATGTTTTAAGTTGGCGGACATTTCTACCTGGATGCTACataaagtatgagaatgtgtgagctgctgcctgcccTTCTGTACTTCTCTCCAGAATTTTCCGGAAACTGCACTACTCCAGGTCTATTTGTTAAGATTTTTACAGAGTCTGGAGATATTTTTTCTCTCGTCCTCGTGTTCATCCATCAGTCGCGTTATTTTAGGGGCGTCAAACGGGGGATTTGGGgcagcgtagctcggttggtagagtggctgtgccagcaacatgagggttccaggtttgctCAGgtttgctggtcaatcccaagttttgatgacacataagctgatttaaAATTATAACCCacaacagaataggtattttgcaatttattccaaagctttggagagaccaacctaaaaaacaacacattcaattcgcgtcgCCTAGTTGGTCTGAAAACCCTACGGACGCGttgtcttcttcaatatctcccCCGCCCACACTTACCGTAACAAATACACATATCTGTTGTTCTGCTAAGCCTGGGACAGGAAGATATAAGAAGGGAGTATGGCTACTCATCACATTCCctaaagcttcaaggttaacgcacacagtttactagcggacaaccaaatgagaacaaatggaaaaacactagctgttttcaaatatgactatgaatataaagaaataactcttaaatacggaaatatgtagatatgtatctCTGTCACCTGTAATTAATAAGTTTTTTCAAATACACAGTTTGACAGCATTAATATAAATGTGTACAAGTAATCACCTTATATTACATTATTGCCTATGTAATTGATAAGATTTTTTCATGCACAAACTCATGGCTACATTAAACGCAAAGGTGACAAGCAAATATTCAACTGTTTACTTTTTTCTGTACTAACTTATTTTTGGAATACACTATATATATTTGGGACGATTAGATAACATTTAAAAGATACACATTTTTGCCCTTTCAAAatccaaaaaattattttgcatttaggaaaaaaaaatagtatttcaTTAACACATAATTTTCccaggccagatctggcccccggacctcgagtttgacacctgtgcattaTTTGATTGAATGACGGAACATGAAACTTGTGGCGCTCCTTTTAATGAGCCCCAAGCTTCATGTGCTGCACGCGTAGGCCCGCAGTAGCGAAAGTGAAACGAAACCAGGCAGGCGCCAGGGAAGAAGGACACAAACTGGTTTATCTGGCAAAAATCAGAAGTTTTGATAAGTGGATACGACATGAAGGTGATGGGAGGAGTGAAAGGGGGGCGTGGCTTAGCAGATATCTAAACATATTTGGAGATAATTGACATAGAGAAATTTGTATTTCTAAATAAAAAATTGGGCTCCAGCAAAAAGAAAAAGAGAACCGTATCGTCCGtaattatcggctgataaatgctttaaaatgtagtatcggaaattattggtatctgtttcaaaaagttaaattcatgactttttaaaacgctgctgaaCGGACTGGTACacagatgtagggagaagtacagagcgcaaaTAAAtgttgaaggcactgcctttgcgtgccggcccagtcaatatctacggcttttcacacacaagtgaatgcaaggcatatttggtcaacagccatacaggtcacactgagggtggccgtataaagaactttaacactgttacaaatatgcaccacgctgtgaacccacaccaaacgaatgacaaacacatttcaggagaacatttgcaccgtaacagaaccccttgcagcactaactcttccgagacgctacaatatacacgccccGCTACCCTTAACCACGCCCACCTcaatctcctcatgctctctcagggagagcatgtcccaaattccaagctgctgttttgaggcatgttaaaaaaataaaaataataatccactttgtgacttcaataataaatatggcagtgccatgttggcatttttttttttccataacttgagttgatttattttggaaaaccttgttacattgtttaatgcatcaagcggggcatcacaacaaaattaggcataataatgtgttaactccaggactgtatatatcggtatcagtaattaagagttggacaatatcggacatccctagttatTAGTTATCCAAGATATTATCTAGTTCTATTTACCAGATTGTCCGGACTACAAGGTGCAAAAATATGTATCgataaaaaagccattatcggacatctctacttattaGTTATGCAAGATTTTATCTACTTGTATTTACCAGATtgtccagactataaggcgcaaaaATATATACTGCatctttcggagtataaatcgcacccgccgaaaatgcataataaagaaggaaaaaaacatttaagtcgGCAtaggtcgcattttttggggaaatttatttgataaaacccaacacaaagaatagacatttgaaaggcaatttaaaataaatcaagaatagtgaagaacaggctgaataagtgtaggttatatgaggcataaataagcaactgctatgttaagctaacatattatggtaagagtcattcaaataactataacatattgaacatgatatacctttaacaaactatctctcactcctaattggtaaatcccatgaaattttaaacgtttagtctcttacgtgaatgagctaaataatatttgatattttactgtaatgtattaataatttcacacaagtcgctcccGTGTATAAGTCGCAattccggccaaactatgaaaaaaaacgacttatagtccgaaaaatgcggtaatatAATATCGGCAAaaaggccattatcggacatctctacttattaGTTATGCAAGATTTTATCTAGTTCAATTTACCAGATTGTCCggacattgtttaatgcatccaataaaaattaggcataatgtttTTTCCATTGATAtcagaattggtaattaagagtaggACATTATCAGACAACTGTACTTTTTACAATTTGTTTGAATACTGAATATTGGTATTTGAGcatatattgtatctgctgatgtagttatgttgcggtataaaaaaaaaaggcagatttGGGTCAAAATGCCAACAACCGGTCGATCCCTACTATGTAGTCTGTTGTCTTCCTTTTAGTAATGAAACTTTTCCTCCTTCAGGGCGTTTGATGAAATGGTCTCAGGCATGATGGCTCAAGGAGGATGAAGTCTTCCATGTATGTGACCTGTTTCAACGCACGTGTAAATAAATGAAGTGTCAGatcaatgtttttatttgttcACATATAAAGCAAAAGGTTGCAGAAGTTAAAGAGGGAGAGGAACTCTACAGAGCAAGCAGAAACAATACATTTGTTAAAATGAAAGAGCACAGCTGCTGGACTACAACAACGTGGTCTCTCCCCGTCATGCATTTACACAACACAAGCTGAAAAAGCAACTACCTGGAGGAAGGATGCAGACAACTGGAACTAGTAATGCCTGGAAACGTTTGCTCTTTAAAACCAGTCCATTCGCCCACTTGGTAAACACGCAGCAAGGGGGAGGGGCTCACTAGCGCTGCTGGGCGTAGTGTTGTCCGCTTGTCCCCGCCCCCAGCTCCTCCGAAGGCGGGGTGATGAGTAGAAGGCAAGGGTAGCGCTTGGACGTCTGTTCGTGGTAATCCATGTGGCCCCACTGTCTCTTGCCCTGAGGGGGACCGCCGTAGTAAGGGTGAGGGTTTTGGTGCTGGGGTCTCGAGGACTGGTAGCGGAACCTGCCCCGCGAGCCGTGCTGGCCCCTCGGGGGCTGGGAGCCTCGGCCTCTGCCTCGCGAGTGGCCGCCCCAGTGCCCGCCCCGGTCTGTGGTGCTGATGCCGGGCATGTTGGTCCTTTTGGGCATCACCTGAAATGTACAAATGCTTTTTAAAAGTCAGACCTTACAGGGGGGGAAATATGATTAGCATACGTCCAAATAAACTACAACCAAAACAAGGTCAGCTCACATTGTCACACAACCAGCTCACTTAACTTTGTGGACATTATTGCAAAAATGTGCAAACATCATACacaatttacaaaacccaaaaccagtgaagttggcatgtgtaaatggtcaataaaaacacaatacagtgAGTTGCAAATCCCAACTTATATTCAAaagaataaactgcaaagacaagatatttaacgttccaactgagaaacttcattttttgcaaataatcattaaaggggaacattatcagcagacctatgtaagtgtcaatatataccttgatggtgcagaaaaatgaccatctatttttttaaccgatttacgaactctaaatgggtgaattttggcgaattatacgcctttctgtttatcgcgctggaggcgatgacgtcgccgaggtaacacagccgccattttcattttcaacacattacaaacaccgggtctcagctctgttattttccgttttttcgactattttttggaaccttggagacatcatgcctggtgggtgtgttgtcggagggtgtaacaacactaacagggagggattcaagttgcaccactggccccaagatgccaaagtgtctgccgccagacccccattgaatgtgccagagtgtctccacatttgagcggcgatgctaagacagacatggcacagagatgtatggataacctgcagatgcatttgcaaccatagtcaacgaaatcacaaaggtgagttttgttgatgttgacttatgtgctaatcagacatatttggttgcggcgtgattgccagctaatcgatgctaacatgctacgctaatcgatgctaacatgctatttaccggcggtgctaaagcagacatggcacagagatgtatggataacctgtagatgcatttgcaactatattacatttccttccacccacatttaatgcgaaacaaacacttaccaatcgacggatttaagttgctccattatcacaaaatgcgaaagtcctgatcgtttggtccgcacattttaccggcgatgctaacgcagctattcggccatgctatggctatgaatagcgtcaatagctatttgctcaatagcttcagtttcttcttcaatattttcatactccaaccatctgtttcaatacatgcgtaatctgttgaatcgcttaaatcgctgaaatccgagtttgaatccgagctaatgtcgctatatcttgctgtggtattcccattgtttgtttacattggcagcactgtgtgacgtcacagggaaatggatagtggtttcgaagatagcgaaaataaggcactttaaagctttatttagggatattccgggaccggtaaaattttgaaaaaaaatacaacaagccactgggaactgatttttattatttttaacccttttgaaattgtgataatgttcccctttaacttaaaATTTTAtcgcagcaacacattgcaaaaaagttggcacaagggcatttttagCACTATGTTACATACCCACACTCTTAtttcaaagccacgctgttgtaacacatggcttggcatggcatggtcttgctgaaataagcaggggcgcccattaaAACGTTgactggatggcaacatatgttgctcgaaAACCTGTAAGTACTTttcagttacccatgccttgggcactaatacacccccataccatcacagatgctggcttttaaactttccGCCTACAAAAatacggatggttcttttcccctttgttccggaagacacgacgtccacagtttccaaaaacaatttgaaatgtagactcgtcagaccacggaacacttttccactttgcatcagtccatcttagatgagctcgggcccggcgaagccggcggcgtttatgggtgttgttgataaaatggctttggctttgcatagtagagttttaacttgcacttacagatgcagcaacaaacagtagttactgacagtggttttatgaagtgttcctgagccaatgtggtgatatcctttatacacagtcggtttttgatgcagtaccgccggagggatccaaggtcacaggcatcCAATGTTTTTTAGCCCtactgcttacatgcagtgatttgtccagattctctgaacctttcgatgatattacggaccgtatttggtgaaatccctaaattccttgcagtagctggttgaggaatgttgttcttaaataatttgctcacgcatttgatcacaaagtggtgatcctcatcccatccttgtttgtgaatgactgagcatttcatggaggctgcttttatacctgatcatggcagcaacatgttccctattagcctgttcaactgtgggatgttccgaataagtgtttgatgaacattcctaaaCTTTCtgaagtcttttttgccacttgtgccacttttttttttttacatgttgcaggcctcaaattccaaatgagctaattattgcaaaaaataaagttttccagtttgaacgttaaatatcttgtctttgcagtctattcaattcaatataagttgaaaagaatttgcaaattgtATCCTGTttgtatttacgatttacacaatgtgccaacttcactggttttgggttttgtaaaattaCACCCATATAAATCCACAACAAGGCATGATGGGTAATGTGCATATCAATTCTCTCCATACTTtgaaatgtttggcgcattttagctgcttcatAGGTCGTTTGAGAAGTAAAAGGAGGCAGAAGTTGTAGTTTCACATACTATTAAAAGtcaatgttttatcgtttatacttCATATTGCAGTATAGTGAGTAGGGTAGCAACATTCTGGGAATATTCAAAgctggaaactttccatgggaatatATGGGTATTAAAGGGAATAAatattgaatgcaacatgctagatcttgcagcatgattattaccTGTAACAACCTGATTTCATGCAATTTCAGTTTAATTTCAACCcttcactgtgcattcctccatcacatgcacagataattcccagcatgttACACACTACAGCAGGACTATTGAGGCCacagtatttgagcccaaggacttcatctaGTCAGGTAAGTTTGGATGATATGACTGCTGtcaatttattaaatatttggtaTTTATGTgtaatagaggtgtaattgcttgttactgttTGACTGGAGACTACTCCAGCAGACGTCCACTCAAGATAGCTAGTTGTTCCTGTATTTATTTGTTAAATGATTTCGGGGCTAATATCTCCAGCTCGCTTGGattatgtaccaccacagtcccataatgaaccaaaaatatttaTCCGTTAGTCGTGATACTAATTttctatgttaaatcccattcatttatgctaacaacgttagcgatcCGAATTTACCTTTTTTCTGACCTGTAAAGTTCAGctagcaaatactaaatcaaaaacgtgtagtttcctctgccttctgttctgctagccattctgttgtcatacaagaatgtaggttatagtttgattttGTATGCTGATtgagtatttatttattcatctagcctatttctattcatttgtccatcagtaaaatatttGTAAAGACTACTCCAATTATTTATAATCTGTGTGCggcattgcattagtgttttacaagcttctcatcttattctttgaataatcaaaaaatggtaAAAATTTCCAAACTTCCCCAGTTTAACTTCCCGTGAAAATCTActggaaactttccacccctttgcaaccctaattgtgagcagaggtgggtagagtagccagaaattgtactcaagtaagagtactgttactttacagatgtattactcaagtaaaagtaaggagtagtcacccaaatattgacttgagtaaaagtaaaaagtatgttgtgaaaaaactactcaagtactgagtaactgatgagtaacctgttcctttaatgatgacggcaacaagtaatgcacaaaaacataaaaatagcaatgaacaaattcagagccaggaatatctcttaagcaactaaaacaataatatatattaaataatatatatgtggttttacactgtattgaaaaaaaaattgaaaatgaattttacctttgcaacctcataatattggctaagttttatattcatgaatgtaagtttctcaatacccgacctgttttttatgcctttaaaaaagatttagaactctacattcaaacactacctctaacaagcaaaaagctgtgaaaacgatgatgctgtgttccaaatttaagttatttgctgagattgcactttgtttattttatatatatttttttatttgcattctatttgagttactttgaatttacaaccccctggcactgttttttttactttgattattattttcaactgtttgtaaatgtagaAATTTatatataaaggtttataaaaaaaaaagtgcagttaatcatgtgacagcctggctctgtttgattggtgaaacagagtcaaacgtcaccagtgactgcatttgattggtgaaacagagtcaaacgtcaccagtgactgcatttgattggtgaaacagagtcaaacgtcaccagtgactgcaattGATTGGTGAAACccgtgactgcatttgattggtgaaacgcaggcatgtgatggatcactttgaaggtctgtctgacaaccaAAACACTCAAAGCGTgctttaacagatcgataaaaatcggtaGCAAGTTGAATGTAGATAATTGGCGCAGAGTCAAAGGAGCGTTTCTCCTCTATAaacatactcaagtaaaagtaaaagtatgttgcattaaaactacttttagaagtacaattcatcccaaaagttactcaagtaaacgtagcgcgttactacccacctctgattgtgAGTGTCTGAGGTGTTGGCCACATTACATTAgatttttaaagcatattctacaGCTTTTCTAGCttgaattaagcattttcaagcaaatGGATATAATAACTACACATCAATACTACGGCATTATCGGACACTAGATGGGACTTACTGTTTTTTGGTACAATGTTATTACTTGGAAGAAATACTGAAAGTGGTTCCTACCTTAAGGACTCTTCCTCTGAACAAAGTCTCGTGCAGCGCAACGGCACTCTGCACCGAGTTGCGATCAGAGAACTCGATGTAAGCGAAGCTGGGGgacagaaagaaaaaata encodes the following:
- the pabpn1l gene encoding embryonic polyadenylate-binding protein 2 — encoded protein: MEYAFMHGQSMGQHLAEDPELAAIKARVQELEMEEETERLKEEEEEEDRCDAEEMQILTSSPRPGPFYNMTPEERIDADNRSVYVGNVDYGATADELEIHFNGCGPVNRVTILCDRFSGHPKGFAYIEFSDRNSVQSAVALHETLFRGRVLKVMPKRTNMPGISTTDRGGHWGGHSRGRGRGSQPPRGQHGSRGRFRYQSSRPQHQNPHPYYGGPPQGKRQWGHMDYHEQTSKRYPCLLLITPPSEELGAGTSGQHYAQQR
- the trappc2l gene encoding trafficking protein particle complex subunit 2-like protein isoform X1, whose protein sequence is MAVCIAVIAKENYPLFIRSLPSQNELKFHYTVHTSLDVVEAKISAVGKALGDQKELYLGLLYPTEDYKVYGYVTNSRVKFVIVVDSSNTSLRDNEIRSMFRKLHNSFTDVMCNPFHTPGNPIQSKAFDEMVSGMMAQGG